One part of the Eubalaena glacialis isolate mEubGla1 chromosome 19, mEubGla1.1.hap2.+ XY, whole genome shotgun sequence genome encodes these proteins:
- the LOC133080809 gene encoding uncharacterized protein LOC133080809, translating to MAFLCCLGLDVFGLISPRTTGLLGQDWSPSLSAPLTFQLPTLHHTVVGKEADQAPDSATSQLDASSEAPSLPEPAAKPQPLAIVRAHPAPGQPRRGRDSPCGPPAARAPAPRAIRSRGLVTARLRRPDTPPGLEDRARPDPPAKAEPGWPRAQGGAAGSAAGPASASPTSAQGQSCK from the exons ATGGCCTTCCTCTGCTGCCTGGGTTTGGATGTGTTTGGCCTCATCTCCCCAAGGACCACTGGTCTCCTTGGTCAAGACTGGAGCCCTTCACTCTCGGCACCCCTCACCTTCCAGCTCCCCACCCTACACCACACAG TCGTGGGGAAAGAGGCTGATCAGGCTCCCGACTCTGCTACTTCACAGCTGGACGCCTCGTCCGAGGCACCCAGCCTCCCCGAGCCGGCCG CCAAACCGCAGCCTTTAGCAATCGTGCGCGCCCACCCGGCGCCCGGGCAGCCTCGCCGCGGCCGCGACTCACCCTGCggcccgcccgccgcccgcgcccCAGCCCCGCGCGCCATCCGCTCCCGCGGCCTTGTCACCGCTCGGCTGCGGCGTCCCGACACCCCGCCGGGCCTCGAGGACCGGGCGAGGCCGGACCCGCCGGCCAAGGCCGAGCCCGGGTGGCCGAGGGCACAGGGCGGGGCGGCGGGCTCGGCAGCCGGGCCCGCGAGCGCCAGCCCGACCTCAGCCCAAGGGCAAAGCTGCAAATAG